From a region of the Babylonia areolata isolate BAREFJ2019XMU chromosome 21, ASM4173473v1, whole genome shotgun sequence genome:
- the LOC143295876 gene encoding uncharacterized protein LOC143295876, which yields METKPNKRGDPSSLKFGKNLYTHSTPRVPESSRLHPMVPQLYVQEWKTDMKNRELITQNSQRGGVPNLEHDESLFLEKREQMFYNVENPNRVETKYNIPDRAELLRPDFHNEMSRYQSELMFRRDTDTV from the exons ATGGAGACCAAGCCGAACAAGAGAGGCGACCCCAGCAGCTTGAAGTTTGGGAAAAACCTGTATACACACAGCACGCCTAG AGTCCCCGAATCTTCACGCCTGCATCCAATGGTGCCTCAGCTTTACGTACAGGAATGGAAAACTGATATGAAAAACAGAGAGCTCATCACTCAG AATTCTCAACGTGGTGGAGTCCCAAACCTGGAGCATGATGAGAGCCTGTTCTTGGAGAAGAGGGAGCAGATGTTCTACAATGTAGAGAACCCCAACCGTGTGGAAACCAAGTACAACATCCCCGACAGAGCGGAACTGCTGCGTCCTGATTTCCACAATGAGATGTCACGCTATCAGAGTGAGCTCATGTTCCGCCGAGACACCGACACAGTCTGA